The DNA region TCCAGCGGACGGTGCGGCTCTATCCGGCGGGTTCCCCCTATCAGGAGGATATCTGGGCGGCGGCGGTGATGGCTCCCCGCGAGGATATGCAGGCGGCGGCTCGGAAAGGGATACTTGGCTTGCAGTTGGGGATCGGGGTTCTTTGTCTGTTGAGTCTGCTGGCGGCGGCTTTTGTCAGCCGCAGGTATATCTCGCCGGTGCTCAAAACGCTTGAAGGGATCAAAAATGGAAGCGGTTATGCCGCCCTTCCCAAAACGCAGTATCAGGAGATTAACGACCTGCTGGAATTTTTGGCGGCGCAGGACGAGGCGGTCAGCGCCGCGCTGGCTGAGGCAAAAACCGGAAAGACGCCGGCCTCTGTCGGGACAGAGCGGGAGAATTTAAAGCCGCCCGACCTTGACCCGGAACAATACCAGCGGTTCTTAAAATGCCTGGAGACGCTGTCGCCTGCTGAGCGCCGGGTATTTGACCTGTATGTGCGGGAATACCGCGCGAAAGATATCGCCGCCGAGCTGCATCTTTCGATGAATACCGTAAAATACCACAATGGAAATATTTATGGAAAGCTGGAAGTCGGCTCCCGCAAGGAGCTATTGAGCTATATCCGGTTTATGCATTGTCAGCAGAAACGGGAGGAGGAAGAGCATGATGAACACCTTAGCTGACCGGCTGAATCAAATTATTGCTGAGCAGAAGATCACCAAACGGGAGTTCGCCCAGCGTATCGGCGTAGGGGAAACCTACGTGTATGTAATCACCGGGGGCGGTCGCAAAAATAACCTGAACAAGAATATCTCTCCGGCTCTTGCCCGGGTGATCGGGACGGAATTCGGCTATGATCCCGACTGGATTTTGCATGGCTGCGCGCAGGATGCCAAAAATCTCGAGCAGCTTCGGCAGGATACGATTGGGCAGGTGGAAAAGCTTGGTCCGGAGGATTTGATTGCCCTGCAGAGATTTTTGTCGAAACTTCGGGAGAGGTGACAGGATGAAATAGATGAAACAGACGGAATAAGAAGCCCCCCGCCAGATTGGCGGGGGGCTTCTTATTCCGGGCTTTCAGAAAGCCGCTTTCTTATTTCAGAGAGCAGCTGTGCCTGTACATGCGCAGGAAAGCCGCTCCGGTCAAGCTGCCGTGCAACCGCCTGCGCATGGAAACGGTTCAAACGATCTGCGACCGTCCCGCCGTCCGGCGAGGGGAGAATGTGGACGCAAAGTTGCCGGATTTGATTTTTCTTCATCCCACCGCCTCCTTGCCTAAACCTATGCGAAGCGGATTTTGTCCCATGCGCAAGGACAGGCGCGTATGCAGAACTTTTTAAAGAAAGGGTTCCGAATTGGTGCGACAGGATTTCCCTTACTTTCCGCCCGTTTGCATGGTACCATTTTCGATAGGGGGTGATGTCTGTGCGGATTGCCGTCTATAGCCGAAAATCGGTCTGGACCGGCAAGGGTGAATCGATCGAAAACCAGGTGGAGATGTGCCGCCAGTATATCGAAAGCCGAATCGAAGGCGGGAAAAAGGCGGAAGTTTTTATCTATGAGGACGAAGGCTTTTCGGGGAAGAACCTTGACCGGCCGCAGTTCCAAAAGCTGCTGGCTGATTCCAAAAAGCAGAAGTTTAACTATATTGTCTGTTATCGGCTTGACCGTATCAGCCGCAGCGTTGGAGATTTCGCACCGCTTGTGGAGGATTTGATCGCCCGCGGGATCGGTTTGGTCTGTATCAAGGAACAATTTGATACGGCAACGCCAATGGGCAAGGCGATGATGTATGTTGCCAGTGTGTTTGCCCAGCTGGAGCGGGAAACCATTGCCGAACGGGTACGGGACAACATGATGCTTCTGGCGCGGTCGGGACGCTGGCTGGGCGGTACGCCGCCGACCGGATTTCTGTCCGAGCGGGTTGGGGAAGCGGTTTTGGAAGGGAAAGTCAAGACCTCCTGCAAACTTAAACCGAATCCAGCCGAAATCGGGGTGGTCAGGCTCATGTTCCAAAAATATCTGGAGCTGCGTTCATTGACCGGGGTGTCAAAGTTCCTGATCCAAAAAGGGATCAGGAATCGAAGTTTAGCCCCCTATTCGGTTCCGGGGATCAAAGACATCCTGCGAAACCCGGTCTACTGCATTGCGGATCGGGACGCACGGGATTATTTTATCAGCAACGGCTCGGATGTCTGTTTCCCGGAAACGGAATGTTCCGAAACGCGAGGGCTGCTTTCCTATAACAAACGCAGTTACAGCCGTAAAACCGTTTCCCGGTTGGATAAATCCCAATGGATCATTGCAGTCGGAAGGCACCGCGGGATCGTGTGCGGTGCCGACTGGGTGAAGGTGCAGCGGCTTCTGAAGGAAAAAGCCGAGCACAACCCTCAAAAGCCGCCGCAGAGCTTTAACGGCTATTCTCTGCTCTCGGGACAGATTTTTTGTGCCAAGTGCGGTTCCCGCATGTTTGCCAAAAAACGCAGCAACAGTGACCTGCTGTTCGATTACATCTGTGGCAGCAAGTTGCGATCTGGAAACTTGTGCAGATGCCAGAATCTTGGCGGGCAACAGGCGGACGGTCTGGTTTGCGATTATCTGCTCGGATTTGCACACGGGGATACCGGAATTTTGGATCTGCTGGACGACCTGCAAAGAAAGTTCCAAAATGGAGATTCGGAGGCTCCTGTGCAGTTTTTGGACGCATTAATTGAAAAAACCTGCCGTGAGATGGACAGCCTGGTTGCGGCACTGGTTTCGGCAGGGGCAAGCGAGCCGCTCGTACGACGGGTCAGCGCGCGGATGGAGCAGCTGAATGCGGAACTAGACAGGATGGAGGAAGAGAAAAAAAGGCTGGAGGCCGCGCAAAATTCAGGGAAACCGTCTCTTGCGGAACTTTCCGCCGCGCTTGCCAATTTTCCGGACTGCTTTGCACAGATGACCATTCACGAGAAGCGGGATTTCGTCCGTCTGTTTGTGGAGAAGCTCGTTTGGGATGGGATGGATCTGCACATTTACCTCTATGGAGATCCGCCGCGCGGAGCGGGTGAAATTACAAAGCAAAAAGTTTCTGTTTCCCGGGAATGGCATTCCCAACGCTGATTGCAATCATCACGATGTTCTTTATCGGTGGGAGCACGGGGACATTTGCATCCGTCGCGTCGACCGTTCTGCTGACCGGCGTGATCGTACTGGGCGTACTGATGACCTTTGCAGTCTCCGCGCTGCTTTCCAAAACAATCCTGAAGGGGGTTCCGTCCTCCTTCACTCTTGAGCTTCCGCCTTACCGCGCGCCGCAGATCGGTAAAGTAATCGTCCGCTCGATTTTTGACCGGACGCTGTTCGTATTGGGCCGCGCGGTGGTGGTGGCGGCACCGGCGGGGATGGTGATCTGGATTCTGGCGAACGTCACAGTGGATGGAGCGAGCCTGCTGTCGCTCTGCTCTGGGTTCCTGGATCCGTTTGCATCGCTGTTCGGGCTGGACGGGGTGATCCTGATGGCCTTCATCCTGGGCTTCCCGGCGAATGAAATTGTTGTCCCGATCATCATTATGGCGTACCTTTCGACTGGGGCAATTCTGGAGCTGGATGATCTCGCTCAATTGAAAAGCCTGCTCCTGGACAATGGATGGACCTGGTTGACGGCGGTGAATACGATGTTGTTTTCTCTGATGCACTGGCCTTGTTCCACCACCTGCCTGACGATCAAGAAGGAGACGCAGAGCCTCAAGTGGACGCTGGTGTCCTTTGCGGTCCCGACGGTGATAGGGCTGTTGGTTTGTCTGCTTGTCGCAACGGCCGCAAGACTTTTGGGTTTGGTGTAAATAACGATAAAAGGGGCCCCGCAATTGCGGGGCCCCTTTTATCGTTATAGGCGTAAATCCTATTTGGAGGCGGGGAAGAAGGGGCGCAGCGTGCCGGCGACGGCACTGATCGGCATGGTCTGCAGGATGACCTGCCCGGGACCCTTGACCACTGTGTTGAAAATGCCTTCTCCCCCGAAAAGCATATTCTTTACACCGGGGACCGAGACAATCTCGATGCCGCAGGAGGCGTCCATCGCCGCGAGATAGCCGGTGTCGACGATTATCTGCTCGCCCGCCGCAAGGTTATACTCGATGGCATGACCATCAATTTCGACAAAGGCGGTACCGCTGCCGGAAAGTTTCTGCATGATGAATCCTTCACCGCCAAAAAAGCCTGCGCCGAGCTTTTTCTGGAAAAAAACTGAGAGCTCCACAGTGGTTTCGCTCGCAAGGAAAGCGCTTTTCTGGACGATCATTGGGCGGTCAGGCAGGATGGAGAGGGCGCGGATCGAGCCCGGAAAGCTTGAAGCGAAGGCGATCATTCCCGGCCCGCCCTGTGCGGTATAGCGGTTCTGGAAAAGCGCCTCGCCCGCGAACATCCGGCCGAGCGCCTTGCCCACGCCGCCGCCCGAGGTGGTTTCCATCTTCATATTCGGGCTCATCCAACTCATGCTTCCGCGTTCGGTGATCATCTGTTCATTGGCCTGCAGGTTGCAGATAACAACCGGCAGCGGGGTTCCCTCGATCTGATACTGCATTATGAAATCCCTCCTGATAAAATCTGTTACCGTATCCATTTTACGCACAAAGAGACCCAATTGCAATAAATGAGACTATAAAAGTATGAAAAACCGCGTGAATACTGAAATGCAAAGGCTGATTATTTCCTTTATATGAGGCGCAGACTAAATAAAAAAGGACAGAAAAAAAGATTGCGAAAGGAAGTATCCACATTTGATCAATGAAAATATAAAGACGACCGCTTATCTGATCCGTTCGCCGTACGACCTTTATGGACGCAATGCCCAGCGTTTTCACAGCAAGGTTCATGAACTGGGCGGCGTTATCCTCATTGGAAAACCGGAAGAAAACCGCACCTGCCGTGCGGACAGCCTGCTGGGAATTTTATCCCTCGGTGTACACAAGGGTGATACGATCGAGCTGGTGGTGCGCGCCGACAGCGGCGTGTGTGCTGCGGAAGCCCTTTGGGAGATTTCGGAATCGCTTTAAAAAGGCATATTCCGCTCTGCCCCGCAAAGGATAATGCGGGGGGTGAATGGAAGATGACCAAATTGAAAGAATATGCGGCGGTCTGTACGGTCGGTTCGATGGGCTACAGCCTGATCGAAATTGTCTGGCGTGGGTTTACCCACTGGACGATGGCCGTCACCGGAGGAATTGGTTTTCTGCTGCTCTATCTGACCAATCTGCGCATGGCCGGGAAAACATTGCTCAGCCGCTGCGCCGCTGGCTGTGCGGTGCTCACTTCGGTGGAGTTTCTCGCGGGCTGCATCGTCAATAAGCTGTTCGGCCTGCAGGTCTGGGATTATTCAAAGGAACAGGGAAACCTGATGGGGCAGGTATGCCCGTTATATGCAATCCTCTGGTTTTTGCTCTGTGTGCCGGTGATGCCGTTGGCAAATGCCATCCGGAACAGGCTGTCACCGCCGCCGGCCAGCTGTGAGATCATCACCTGAAAAAATCTTTTTGCGAAACGAAACCGGCAGGGAAAACTCCTGCCGGTTTCGTTTTGGAGAGATTGGGAAAAATGATGTTATGCGGCCAGGGAATTGTCTGGAGCGTCCATTCCTTCGGGGGAAGCTTCTGCCGCCGCGGCGACGGGTGCTTCCGAGGATACGCCACTGGAAGATTCGGTGGTTTCCGGGATGGAGGCATCGGATTGCGGTTCCATATCTTCGTATTCCTCGTCGCTGTATTCCTCTTCATCATATTCATCATAGGTGCGTACCTCGACCAGTTCGGCCAGAGCAGAAGTTTTGAGGTTCAGCTGGAACTTGTCGTGCAGGTCGAGGGAGTATGTTTCGCCGTGATTGCCGCGGTCGTTGAAGTTAATCTGCCGGATACGGTAAGCGGTATCCGGGATCTTGTCCAGGATGCTGCGGCATTCGCGGGCGAAGTCCTTTTCGTTGCTGAAGGACCCTGCCAGTGAAATGGATATATAGGCGTTTGTTTTATCGGTGAGTGCAGCAGGATCCTCTTTGTAGTTAATCCGTTCATAATAGGGAAGTTCAATATTTACGTAGAGTGAACGGATATTTCCGTTCGTCTGTAGCCGTTCGTAAAGGTCATCCTCGATCAGATCGCTCACCTGATCACGTACGCGCCAGGTGTCGGGCCCGAAGTAGTCCCAGAAGGTGGGAATCAGGGACAGCACAACTCCGCCGCAGATGAGCACAAAGCAGACAAAACCACTGAGGAAGTCATATTTAAGCTTTTCTCCCTTATGGCGGAAATATCCGATGAGGATTTCAAGGCCGAGGAAAACAAAGATGATTGGAGACAGCTTCAGAACTGTAAAAATATCGAAGGCGGGATAAAAAGTCGCAATCAGGGCAATGATTCCGGTCACGATGAGCGCAAACCCCATCGTGAGGGTGCCGATGCGGCGTGTGCGTGGAAGCGGGGGATAGGAATAAGAAGCCTGTTGCGTGGGAGGGGTCTGGACCGGTTCTTCCGGCGTCTGCGGTGCGGCCGCTTCCTGGTTGGGATCAAAATTTTCGTTATTCATGGTTTTCTCCTTTATACTCTACGAAATCAGCTTCAGCCTCCACGGGAAGCTTCTTTTTGCCGCGCACCAGATGCACCCCCAACAAGATGACCGCGACCGATACGACGGTGCTGGGAATGTTGCGGGTCAGGTAGTGCAGGATCCAGATATTCTCAATGCCGATATATTCGAAAATGGTTTCAAAAATTGGCAGAAAGAAATTGTTCAGCACCAGATAGATTCCCAAAAGGACCAGTCCCCAGCCAACCAGCAGGTGGCGTTTTTCAATAATGGCTTTCATTT from Anaerotruncus rubiinfantis includes:
- a CDS encoding putative ABC transporter permease, producing MTKLKEYAAVCTVGSMGYSLIEIVWRGFTHWTMAVTGGIGFLLLYLTNLRMAGKTLLSRCAAGCAVLTSVEFLAGCIVNKLFGLQVWDYSKEQGNLMGQVCPLYAILWFLLCVPVMPLANAIRNRLSPPPASCEIIT
- a CDS encoding TIGR00266 family protein, whose product is MQYQIEGTPLPVVICNLQANEQMITERGSMSWMSPNMKMETTSGGGVGKALGRMFAGEALFQNRYTAQGGPGMIAFASSFPGSIRALSILPDRPMIVQKSAFLASETTVELSVFFQKKLGAGFFGGEGFIMQKLSGSGTAFVEIDGHAIEYNLAAGEQIIVDTGYLAAMDASCGIEIVSVPGVKNMLFGGEGIFNTVVKGPGQVILQTMPISAVAGTLRPFFPASK
- a CDS encoding helix-turn-helix transcriptional regulator, with product MMNTLADRLNQIIAEQKITKREFAQRIGVGETYVYVITGGGRKNNLNKNISPALARVIGTEFGYDPDWILHGCAQDAKNLEQLRQDTIGQVEKLGPEDLIALQRFLSKLRER
- a CDS encoding recombinase family protein: MSVRIAVYSRKSVWTGKGESIENQVEMCRQYIESRIEGGKKAEVFIYEDEGFSGKNLDRPQFQKLLADSKKQKFNYIVCYRLDRISRSVGDFAPLVEDLIARGIGLVCIKEQFDTATPMGKAMMYVASVFAQLERETIAERVRDNMMLLARSGRWLGGTPPTGFLSERVGEAVLEGKVKTSCKLKPNPAEIGVVRLMFQKYLELRSLTGVSKFLIQKGIRNRSLAPYSVPGIKDILRNPVYCIADRDARDYFISNGSDVCFPETECSETRGLLSYNKRSYSRKTVSRLDKSQWIIAVGRHRGIVCGADWVKVQRLLKEKAEHNPQKPPQSFNGYSLLSGQIFCAKCGSRMFAKKRSNSDLLFDYICGSKLRSGNLCRCQNLGGQQADGLVCDYLLGFAHGDTGILDLLDDLQRKFQNGDSEAPVQFLDALIEKTCREMDSLVAALVSAGASEPLVRRVSARMEQLNAELDRMEEEKKRLEAAQNSGKPSLAELSAALANFPDCFAQMTIHEKRDFVRLFVEKLVWDGMDLHIYLYGDPPRGAGEITKQKVSVSREWHSQR
- a CDS encoding HPr family phosphocarrier protein; its protein translation is MINENIKTTAYLIRSPYDLYGRNAQRFHSKVHELGGVILIGKPEENRTCRADSLLGILSLGVHKGDTIELVVRADSGVCAAEALWEISESL